In Deltaproteobacteria bacterium, the sequence GCCCGTGGTTTCTTTGATCTTGGCGAGGGTGCGCTGCATGTTGTCGCGCTCCTGCTCGCGCGTGAGCATGTACAAGCGCGTGCCCTGATCCCAACCGTGGGCGACCATCTCGTGGCCGCGGCTGTGGGCGTATTTCACCAGCTCCGGGTAGTACTCGCAGGTGAGACCGTTGATCGGCATGCTCACTTTTACGTCATAGCGATCGCAGATATCGAGCAAGCGCCGCAGCCCAACCTTCGCGCCAAACTCTCGGTAGGTTTCAGTGGAATAATCGCGCCGGCAGACGGCGTTGGCGGGAATCGATCCACCTTGCAGCGGCCGTCCGGTGCTTGGTTTGGTTCGATCCCACGCCTCGAAGGCGATGCCCAGGACGAAGGCGACGCGTGAGTTGTTGGGCCAGGTCAACTTCTGCTGTTGCATGCCGCGATCTTCTTTCAATTTTAGATTGTTGACTTCAGATAACAAAGCGACCTATAGCCTAAGAGTGTAGAACGAGCAAGGAGGATTTTCCGACATGAAAACCCGGCCGCTGCCCTATCCCGATCTGATTCTTTACAGCGGTAAGATTCGCACCTTTGTGAACCCGACCACGACTTGCGAAGCTTTGGCTTGCTCGGGTTCACGCATCGTGGCGACGGGCAACTCCGAGGAGATTCGCCGCTTTGCCGGGCCGGATACGCAGCAGATCGATCTGAAGGGCCGCACGGTTATTCCCGGACTCACCGACACGCACGTGCATCTTTCGGAAAAAGGCACGGCGGAAATGGAGTTGGTCGACTGCCGCGATTTCTACGTGGAAGTTCACACGATTGCGGATATCTTGCAGCGCCTGGCTAATGCAGCGGCGAGTTCGGAAAAAGGCGCGTGGATCGTCGCGCACGGCAGCCCGATGCAGGATTTTCGCATCAAAGATCACCGTTTTCCTAACAAACGCGATCTCGACAGCGTCGTGCCGGATAATCCAGTTTCGATCTCGTTCGGCGCCCATGTGACGATCGGCAATTCGATGGCTCTCGCCGCGGCGAAGATCACCAAAGACACGCCCGATCCGGCCGGCGGTCACATTCACAAAGATCCGCAAACCGGCGAACCCACCGGCGAGCTGCACGAGCGGGCGCAGTTGATTCTGCGCAAAGTGGCGCCCGAGTTTAATTACTTGCAATTGAAAGACGGCATCGTGTTCGCCTTGAACCAATGTCTGGAACGCGGCGTCACCACCGTGCACGATATCGTGCGCTACGCCGAGCCGGTGCGCGCCTATCAAGAGCTTTACAAAGAAGGGCGCATGCACGCGCGGGTCAGCATTTTGCCGCGTGTCATCGAGTCGATGATCGAATCGAAAGCGTTGACCGATCTGGGCATCATAACCGGCTTTGGCAATGAGTGGCTGCGCGTCGGCGGCGTCAAGATGAGCATCGACGGCGGCATCACCGGGCGTAACGCCTGCTTTCACGAGCCCTACGAGAGCGACGAGCACAACCATGGCATCATTCGGATTCAGCAAGATGAGCTGAACCACACCGTGCAGGTGTGCCATGACGCCGGGCTGCGCTGCTGCGTGCATGCCATCGGCGACAAAGCTTTTGACATGGCGCTCGACGCTTATGAGAACGCCATCGAACACTCACCGCGCAAAGACCATCGCCACCGGATCGAGCACATGGGCAACTGGCTGGCGACGCCCAAGCTCATGCAGCGGATGGTGAAGTCGCAGATCGTCGCGATTCCCAACATCGCGTTCGCCTATTATATCGGCGATGCGATTCTCGATTGCGTTGGCGAGAAGCGACTGACGAAAGCCTTCCCGTTTCACACCTTGCTGCGCAACGGCGTGATCCTCGCCGGCGGCTCCGATTCGCCGGGCTACTGGCCCGTCGATCCGCTGCGCGATATTTCCTGCGCCGCGTCGCGCCAAATGCGCTGGGGCGAAGTGTGGATTCCCGAAGAGAAGATCACCGTCGCCGAGGCGTTCGCCATGCACACGACGACGGCGTCGTGGGTGGGTTTCGAGGAAAACGACAAGGGCACGTTGGAGGTCGGCAAGCTGGCCGACATCGCGGTGCTTGCCGACGATCCGTTTATGGTGGCGCCGGAAAAAATTCGCGAACTCAAAGTCGATATGACGATTGTCGGCGGTGAAGTGAAGTATCAGGCGTGAGTTGCCGCAACCGAATCGGATAAGAAATTTAACCGCAAAAAGCGCAAAAGGCGCAAAACTGGGGGAGGAAATTTTCACCACGAAGGACACGAAGATCACGAAGGTAAAGAGAAGAGAATCAAAAAGTTTTCTCCGAACTTCGTGTCCTTCGTGCGCTTCGTGGTGAGATTAGAATTTTTGGCCGCGATAAGGGTTGCGCAAGCTGCGCGAACTCTCAACTATAATGGTAAAAGGGAGCATAAAGGGCGCTGCACGCCCAGATTCGGAACCTGAAGGATTTAACCGCAAAGAGCGCAAAGAACGCAAAAAAAAGGGATCCGGATGAAGGGGCGCGATTCATCGCGCCCGTCGGCGTGCGTAGGGTGCGCGGTGCGCACCATGAACTTGCTCTAGTTGCGGCTCTCGTGGCCGAGGGCGGTGCTGGTGAGAGAGCGCGTGCCAGTCTTCTCGGAACCTAAGGCCATGCGTTTGCGCTGTTTGTAGATGTGGATGCTTAGCTCTTCAACGGTGGTGATCTGGGAATCTTCGCTGTGCTCGGACACGCACGCTTCGTACTGAATGGTCACCGACTGTATTTTTTCCGATTGATCTTGCCACGACACGCGCAGCAACCGGCCGCCGGCGCGATCGACGTAGTTGCCAGCCAAGCGCAGTACTTGTGACAGACTCAAAAGATTAGCCGGCCCGGCGTTGGAGTCGCGTTTGCCGCGGCCTTGGCTTTCGAGAGCCTTGATGTCGTCGGGTGTATAATGCTTGTCGATTTCAAGCAGCGCTTGCGGCGCTTTGCTCCGCCCTTGCACGACGAAAGATTCGCCAACAGTTTTTAGTTCCACGGCTTTGAGATCGAGCGACTCCAAGCTCTGGCCGATGCAGCGCAGAGCGTTCGAGTAGCGCGGTTTGGCGTGGCTCGACATAGGTGTAACCAATGGTTGATACGTCACCGGAGAGGACAACAGCAATCACTATGCCAGAAATAACGGCAAAAATCCCGTTATTTCTTAGCCGTTTTGGCCATGCTTGATCAAAAATGTGCGGTCAAAGCCGAGGTTGGCCCTCCTTAGGTGTTGGGAGTCTGACGCTGTGGCCCCGACCGTGGTGTCAACGAATTTTCATCTCGAAGCTCAGCACCTTCTCGTCGGGCCGCGCCTTCCAGATGATATTGCGGGCCACACCATAGATTTCCGCCAGCGTATAGAGCGGCACAAAGGGCACGTCTTCCATTAAAATGCGTCCCGCCTGATGGAGCAACGCGAGCCGCTTTTTCGAGTCGCCGGTTTTTTGCTCTTCGTCGATGATCTTGTCGAACTCCGGATTGGAATATTGAATGCGCTGGCTGCCGCCGGTGCGGAAATATTGCTCGTAAACCGTGTCGGCGTCGATGGCCGGCCGGCCGGCATAGTAAAAACCGAGCTTGCCACCGTTCACGCCCTCTTTGCCCCAGAAAACCGCGAACTCTTGCGAGACAAGTTCAGTCTTGATGCCTGCTTTCGCTAATTGATCGGCGATGACCTGGCAGACCTCGCGTGCCTTCGGATAGCGATCGGGTGAGAAATGGAGTTTCACTTCGAGGCCGTTGGGAAAACCTGCCTGTGTGAGCAGCTCTTTGGCTTTCTTCGGATCGAGCGGGTAGCGTTGATCTTAGGATCGAAGCCGATCACGTTGGTGCCCGTCGG encodes:
- a CDS encoding amidohydrolase, coding for MKTRPLPYPDLILYSGKIRTFVNPTTTCEALACSGSRIVATGNSEEIRRFAGPDTQQIDLKGRTVIPGLTDTHVHLSEKGTAEMELVDCRDFYVEVHTIADILQRLANAAASSEKGAWIVAHGSPMQDFRIKDHRFPNKRDLDSVVPDNPVSISFGAHVTIGNSMALAAAKITKDTPDPAGGHIHKDPQTGEPTGELHERAQLILRKVAPEFNYLQLKDGIVFALNQCLERGVTTVHDIVRYAEPVRAYQELYKEGRMHARVSILPRVIESMIESKALTDLGIITGFGNEWLRVGGVKMSIDGGITGRNACFHEPYESDEHNHGIIRIQQDELNHTVQVCHDAGLRCCVHAIGDKAFDMALDAYENAIEHSPRKDHRHRIEHMGNWLATPKLMQRMVKSQIVAIPNIAFAYYIGDAILDCVGEKRLTKAFPFHTLLRNGVILAGGSDSPGYWPVDPLRDISCAASRQMRWGEVWIPEEKITVAEAFAMHTTTASWVGFEENDKGTLEVGKLADIAVLADDPFMVAPEKIRELKVDMTIVGGEVKYQA